The region tttgatttgtttatCTTTTACACAATTAGCAAAGAACAGAAACTTTTTTTACTGCATAGCAGTGATTAAAAGATCAACTGAACAGCAGTGATCAAGAAATCACTTGTTTATATAACACTATATATAATTTGAATTGAATAATGAGACTCATTTATGCAGAATGTTAATACACCCCACAAATAAtacaattattaattagttctataatttaaagatttttcatgatttttttttttgcatacatAAATATGCTTTGAGAAAACATGAGATAACTCTCTATAATAGGAGAATTATCTAGTCACTTCAAGGCTATTATTACAAAAGGAGGCTGCACTTAGGACCTTTTGGAGATCAAGGCCTAATGCAACAATTAAGGTATGTCAGcatattctttttcctctgcACACACACAAGAAAAAACCATAGGTAAGACAACAAGGGAGTTTTAATTATCACAGAGACGGATTCAGGATTTTATATCATTAGATGCAAATTCTTTTGTGTGATCGAGTACCGAATTTGTgcgtgtatgtgtatatgaatctttttttccaaatatatgTAGATATGTTTGAGGTGAAGGTAGTGGTTGTTCTTCGGCCTCGTAGTACCATTCTCTGGTGATTCTGGTCCAACCTTGCCTCGCCAAATACAGTTCTACCTGACCCCCGCCCCCAGTCCGGTGGAAAGCCTCATTGTGATACCTAACGACTAGACAGAAGAGCCACAAAGCTGCATTTTTCATACTGATACATAACTTTGGCAAGTGGACATTTGGTGTATCAGAACAAGCCATCCTATTTTCCGAGCCTTATAATGTATGAAGAAGATTATTTTACCATTAAAAGAAATGCTTCTGAGTTTAGTAAGTCTTGTTATGCCAATAAAAGAAACATAGGTAAAGATAGCAGGGGAGTTTAATTAACATAATTTATATAGCAGCTTGTTTGGTATATAGAGTAATATAGGCGGATTCAGAATTTTATGTCATCCGATGCAGATTCTTTTGTGGTAATGTGTACGAACTCTGTATGTGTACATTtcatgtatatgatttttttcaaatgtatgtatatatatactatatgttAGAGTTGAAGGTAACAGTTTTGCCTGCACCAGATGCCACAAAGTTATAACATTTTCCCTATTGATTGCATATCGCAATGAGTCATATTATGTACTTGAAGTTATGTTATATGACAGTAATGAGTCTTACCATGCAAGATTCCTCATGCTGCTTCCTAAGAGCTTCCTGCTCATGATCGATACTAGGTGGTCGCGCAAGAAGATCATTATTTTTGTGTTGTTTCTTGTTGACGCGAGCCTTCGAAAATTCTACAGTATAACTTGTAGCACCTCCAGCTTGTTGATCCCACATTCCAAATTGAGGTACAGACCTGTATCCATTTTTCTGCAATTTCAACAGATTTAGAAAACAGGACATTTGGTTAGTAATTTGGAAAATTCATCATTTGTTGTGAATGATGATAGTGGAATTCATGACTAATGTGTGATTATAGCATAAATATATGATAAGTGCAGTATATTTTGAAATGAAATTAACATCTGAGGGAGAAATTGCTGAAATGGGAATAAGTTCAAATATGAAGTTTGACTTCTTAGGTACATTAATGGTCATTTTGACAATTTTGGCTAGTGATGTTCAAAGAGGTTCTCATTATTTTTCTCTGCAGCATTGTTAGTTTGTAAAACCAAATTTTCTAGTCCAATTTTGATTCTTAAAGAAAATAGTTTGAGAGAAACAAGAAATGTATACGCATTTTACCTAACATGTCAACTGCTTTTAATATTAGCTTCAACATTTCTATCCTAATATGTGTCTGCTTACTTATAAAAAATAGTTCAGCAACACTCAATGCTTATCAACTACTTTCAATCAGTTAATTAAACCAGAGACAAGCTCTATATTGTAAGGTGATTCACCACCCTTAACTAAAGCTCCTCATGATCGAGCCACGAGAATATAATGGAAAGTTTATTTATGGGTAGTCTTGGAGCAATGGTAAAGTTGTCTCCCTGTGACCTATAGGTGACGGGTTCGATCGTGGAAGCAGCtactaatgcttgcattagggtaGGTTGTCTACATCACACCTCTTAGGTTGCGGTCCTTATCTGGACCCTACTAATGCGGGATGCTTTGTTCACCGAGTACGCcttattgttttctttttgtgGGTAGCGTTTTACCGCCTCAGTGGGCCTATCTAGTGTGACTTCGAATTAGTCGAGTCAGTatgttttagaaattgaaggagtaaaatcaagaaaaagagtcCATCTAAACTCAAATTATACCATATTGCCAGGGTCCTCTTGTTCCTTGCGAGGAAATTCCCGATCATTTGTCAACCCATTACGTGCACCTGGACCATTTTTATGCTGCTGGTGCTGAAATTCCTTATCATTTGCCAACCCGTGACGTGTGCCTAAaccatttttttgttgttgatgcaGAAATTCCTTATCGTTTTTCAACCCCTGACGTGCGTCTAAACCATTTTTAttctgttgttgttgatattcctTATCATTTTTCAACACTTGACATGCGTCTAAACCATTTTTATtctgttgatgttgatattcctTAGCATTTTTCAACCCCTGACGTGCGTCTAAACCATTTTTATGCTGCTGATGCTGAAATTCCTCATCATTTGTCAACCCGTGACGTGCACCTAAATCATTTTTATGCTGATGTTGTTTGTTGGCACGAGCTTTGGAGAACTCCACGGTATAACCACCACCATTGCCTCCAGCTGCAGCATTGCTATCCCATGCTCCAAATTGAGGGACGAATGTTGGACCATTTTTCTATAAATTTAGAATAATGTCATTTGATCagtaaatataaattaattagaTCAATTTTCTTTGGTGATTAGATAAAAGTATGAGTTGTATATAGACATAGCAGATGtctatatacacacacaatgTGATTTTCATGTGAAGTGGATTCGGATGAACCCCTTCCTCCCCTACTACGTACAGAGAGCGTGAGTAGTACAATAGACGAGTAATAACTAAAACCTATTTTTTGAACATATAATTATTAAGTAAAGTGTCATCTttaacaaattaattttttttagataaaATGATCGAGCAATTCAATATGGTATCAAAGCATGCACCTTTGCCCTAGCGTCAATTCTCACCACCACCCATTATAGAAGAGACAATCGGACTTGCACATAAAAGGGCATAatgaaaacataattaaataaataaaagcaaTAATGCTCATAAGATTGATAGTGAGTTGATGAATCATGATCATGGAGCTGATGGAATTTGATGATTAATGTAtcaaaaaggagaaagaaaaggagaggtgaaaaattgaaatattaCTATAAAGAACCTTAAACAAATGCATGAGAAAGCAGTTG is a window of Lycium ferocissimum isolate CSIRO_LF1 chromosome 12, AGI_CSIRO_Lferr_CH_V1, whole genome shotgun sequence DNA encoding:
- the LOC132039760 gene encoding uncharacterized protein LOC132039760, encoding MEKRREKNGPTFVPQFGAWDSNAAAGGNGGGYTVEFSKARANKQHQHKNDLGARHGLTNDEEFQHQQHKNGLDARQGLKNAKEYQHQQNKNGLDACQVLKNDKEYQQQQNKNGLDARQGLKNDKEFLHQQQKNGLGTRHGLANDKEFQHQQHKNGPGARNGLTNDREFPRKEQEDPGNMKNGYRSVPQFGMWDQQAGGATSYTVEFSKARVNKKQHKNNDLLARPPSIDHEQEALRKQHEESCMRKKNMLTYLNCCIRP